One part of the Neoarius graeffei isolate fNeoGra1 chromosome 2, fNeoGra1.pri, whole genome shotgun sequence genome encodes these proteins:
- the LOC132875663 gene encoding protocadherin alpha-3-like, whose product MGETVNHGYLLRIIFTWLCCLFNTANGQIAYSVMEESNLGTTVGNLAKDLNLNVQDLEHRGLQIISGPNSRYFDLNVKTGVLRVKERIDREDLCGRSTKCTFELEAVMNSPLNMYRFEIIVLDANDHAPMFRSSKTEINVSESASLGDRFALQRAFDADVGSNSIKSYRLSQNEHFSLDVHSGEQSVSSELVLQKALDREKQAAIQLILTAVDGGKPPRSGTLNLKVNVLDANDNTPVCGKSLYKAQIPEESPFGTSVITVSANDADEGLNGEIVYSFVNHDNDIIIDSFAINSDSGEITVKGKLDHEQNSAVEIRVQARDKGTNPRSAFCKILVEISDVNDNAPEISVTSLVNVLKEDSPDGTMVGLIAVKDRDSGKNGAASLNLQGFLPFALQNTYKNIYYLTVKGHLDRETVSQYNITLTATDEGTPPLSSTTVITVRISDVNDNTPRFSETVINVYVKENSQVGSPIHTVSAFDPDLGDNARISYSLLENSKRGYVTSLININSDSGDIYSLQSFNYESMKTFQFKVQATDSGVPPLSSNVTVNVFILDENDNSPGILAPYSDHGSVHSGNIPYSAEAGYFVAKIRAVDPDSGYNALLSYHISEPKGNNLFRIGTSSGEIRTKRRMSDNDLKTHPLVILVSDNGEPSLSATVSVDVVVVESTGDIKTQLKHTPIKEDTFSDLNMYLLIAIVSVSVIFLLSLISLIAVKCYRTDGSFSRYSAPVITTHPDGSWSYSKSTQQYDVCFSSDTMKSDVVVFPASFPPADAELISINEGDTFSRTQTLPNKEKVSCPTIIFVVYFISY is encoded by the coding sequence ATGGGTGAAACGGTCAATCACGGATACCTCTTGCGGATAATTTTCACTTGGCTTTGTTGTCTTTTCAACACTGCGAATGGGCAGATCGCATATTCCGTGATGGAGGAGAGTAATCTGGGGACTACAGTTGGGAATTTAGCAAAAGACCTGAATCTCAATGTGCAAGACTTGGAGCACCGTGGGTTACAGATTATTTCCGGACCGAACTCCAGGTATTTTGATTTAAACGTGAAGACTGGTGTCCTCCGTGTTAAAGAAAGAATAGACCGCGAGGATCTATGCGGACGCAGTACGAAATGCACTTTTGAATTGGAGGCTGTTATGAATTCACCTTTAAACATGTATCGGTTTGAAATTATTGTATTAGACGCAAATGATCACGCACCCATGTTTCGCTCGTCAAAAACAGAAATTAATGTTTCTGAATCAGCGTCTCTTGGAGACAGGTTTGCTTTACAGCGTGCCTTTGATGCAGATGTGGGCAGTAATTCGATAAAAAGCTACAGACTTAGCCAGAATGAGCACTTCTCTCTTGACGTACACAGCGGGGAACAGAGTGTATCTTCTGAATTAGTACTACAAAAAGCTCTAGATCGAGAAAAACAAGCTGCGATACAGCTTATACTGACTGCTGTAGACGGAGGAAAACCACCCAGATCTGGTACATTAAATCTAAAAGTAAATGTACTTGATGCGAATGATAACACTCCCGTTTGTGGAAAATCGCTTTACAAAGCTCAAATACCCGAAGAGTCACCATTCGGTACATCTGTTATTACAGTTAGCGCAAATGATGCAGATGAAGGACTGAACGGAGAAATCGTTTATTCATTCGTAAATCATGACAATGACATAATTATTGATTCATTCGCCATCAATTCTGATAGCGGTGAAATAACAGTAAAGGGAAAGCTGGATCACGAGCAAAATAGTGCAGTTGAAATTCGAGTTCAGGCAAGAGACAAAGGAACAAATCCGAGGTCAGCGTTTTGTAAAATACTAGTTGAAATAAGCGATGTGAATGACAATGCTCCCGAAATATCTGTGACGTCACTCGTGAACGTTCTTAAAGAAGATTCTCCAGATGGGACAATGGTCGGTTTAATAGCAGTAAAAGATAGGGATTCCGGGAAAAATGGTGCCGCGTCTCTAAATTTACAAGGTTTTTTACCATTTGCTCTGCAGAACacgtataaaaatatatattacttAACTGTGAAAGGACATCTAGACAGAGAGACTGTTTCACAATACAACATAACTCTTACAGCTACTGATGAAGGGACTCCACCTCTGTCCAGCACCACTGTCATTACTGTACGCATTTCTGACGTGAATGACAACACACCACGTTTTTCAGAAACCGTTATTAATGTGTATGTAAAGGAGAACAGTCAGGTTGGATCTCCAATTCATACAGTATCTGCTTTTGATCCTGATCTTGGTGATAATGCTAGAATTTCATATTCATTACTAGAAAACTCAAAACGTGGTTATGTAACATCCTTAATCAACATAAACTCTGACAGTGGAGATATATACAGTTTGCAGTCATTTAATTATGAATCAATGAAaacatttcagtttaaagttCAGGCCACAGACTCTGGTGTTCCTCCACTGAGCAGTAACGTGACTGTGAATGTTTTTATCCTGGATGAGAATGACAACAGTCCCGGGATTCTCGCTCCCTATTCTGATCATGGATCGGTTCACTCTGGAAACATTCCCTATTCTGCTGAAGCGGGTTACTTTGTAGCCAAGATTAGAGCTGTAGACCCAGATTCTGGATATAACGCCCTGCTTTCTTATCACATCTCTGAACCCAAAGGAAACAACCTCTTCCGGATCGGAACCAGCAGTGGAGAGATCAGGACTAAGAGGAGAATGAGTGACAatgacctgaaaactcacccactGGTCATTTTGGTTTCTGATAATGGAGAGCCCTCACTCTCAGCCACTGTGTCTGTTGATGTTGTGGTTGTTGAGAGCACAGGTGACATAAAGACTCAGTTGAAACACACACCGATAAAGGAGGACACTTTCTCGGATTTAAACATGTATCTGCTGATTGCCATTGTGTCAGTTTCAGTGATATTTTTACTGAGTCTGATCAGTTTAATAGCTGTAAAATGCTACAGGACAGACGGCAGTTTCAGCAGATACAGCGCCCCAGTGATCACCACACATCCTGATGGAAGCTGGTCTTACTCCAAATCTACTCAACAGTATGATGTCTGTTTTAGCTCGGACACAATGAAGAGTGACGTAGTTGTTTTCCCTGCGTCATTCCCGCCTGCAGATGCTGAACTGATCAGTATAAATGAAGGAGACACTTTTAGTAGAACACAAACCCTCCCTAATAAAGAGAAGGTAAGCTGTCCAACTATAATTTTTGTAGTATATTTCATAAGTTATTGA